AGACCGCACAAAACGCGTTGAAGAACCTCTCTTTCGAAGTTACATCTTTGCGCACGTTACGGAGCAAGATCGGGTGCGTGTTTTGCAAATGCAGGGTATCGTGCGGACGCTTGCATTTGGCGGCAAGCTGGCGGCAATGACTGCTGATGAAATTGAGCAATTACGGTTGACGCAGGCAGATAAAAGCCGGCTGACGCTCCTGGAGCAATGGCGTCCGCCCGTTGGCGCAATCATCCAGGTAAGTGACGGCCCTTTTGCAGGACTCAAAGGCGAAGTGCTGCAGCAGCGCGGACATGCTTATGTAGTTATTCGTATTGCAGCCTTGCGACAAGCGGTTAAAGTGAACATCCCGCTTGCCTGGGTAACGTCTACAGAACAGTTGGGCGCCTATCCTCGAACGGCGCTATAAATCAATCCCCCATTCTACTCAGATTGATAAGACATTGCATACATGTTCTGCCAGTTGTGGGTTACCACATCGTGCAGCGGGTCGTGTGCTGTTAAAGATATACCATGTTTGATACCCTGAATAAGTTACGCGTTATTCTCACCCGGCGCGAAGGTCGTACCTTTTGTGTGTTGCTGGTAGTCATCGTGTTCATGGGCCTTTTTGAATTGGCCGGCATCGCATCGATTATGCCCTTCATGAAACTGGTTTCTCAGCCCGATGCTATAGCGGAGAGCGCGTGGTTGATGAAGGCGTATACCTTTTTTGACTTTAGCAGCGAGCGACA
This genomic interval from Bacteroidota bacterium contains the following:
- a CDS encoding UpxY family transcription antiterminator, whose translation is MSMQSWRVFYTAPRAEKKCEARMLEQGIEVFLPKIAVDRKWKDRTKRVEEPLFRSYIFAHVTEQDRVRVLQMQGIVRTLAFGGKLAAMTADEIEQLRLTQADKSRLTLLEQWRPPVGAIIQVSDGPFAGLKGEVLQQRGHAYVVIRIAALRQAVKVNIPLAWVTSTEQLGAYPRTAL